The Spinacia oleracea cultivar Varoflay chromosome 2, BTI_SOV_V1, whole genome shotgun sequence DNA segment TCTCTCTTCCACCACTTCATAAACTTATAATATGAACATAATCttagttagttagttagttagttATCCCTAATGTAAATGTGGTAACAGGCAGTAAATTCTTGCAAGTTTTGGCCTTAATTAGCTGATTTAGCTAGCATTGTGAATGTCCTTTAACAACTTAACAAGCTTATGTTTGATATAAGTAGGTTAGTAAGGTTGATTAACAGAGTTAAGGGAATTTTGTAAGGTATTCATGACCAGCAGAACTGCAGAAGATATGTTTGTATATATTAGTTGTTTGCCATTGTTGCAATGAATGCCATATAGTAACAGACTCACTTGTTTGACATCAATTTCATGTTACAACTTTATGAAAgttatattattattactccgtactatGTGACCTTAACGTTTAGTTTAGGTCAAGTATTTGTGTCAAATTCTCGACACTCTGATATGGGTACGTATGAGTTTTTTCGGACAAAAACCCCGGAATTCTttgaagaagaaggtgagcctaACTTTGTTGGTTGCTTCCTCATCTTATAATGTTGATTTATGATCAACTATATACCTTTGTCGGTTTTTGTCTTTGAAAAAATCTGGGATGGTCTCATTAGGCCCGACCCTAAACATGTCCAATGTGGGACACGGGTTTTGTTTCAGATCCAAAAGCCCCCCATCCCCAAGATATAGTAATGCATAAGAGAGTGAAAATTTCAATTCTAGGTTTGTCCATTACTTCTATCAATCTTAAATCCTTACCGTGCTATTCGGATATACATATAGATCACAAATACACATTAACATAATCAATACTCCGGACTTGGTTAATTGCTGTATAGCATCTACTTCGCACATGCTTACTAAATCTACAATAATCctaatttttcattttattgtttaattttgCAGTATCGAGTGTTATTTCAGGTAAAATTTTCTACTACATTACCACACCAATGATTTGACCATGTTAAAAAACCCCATTTCTCCCCTACATTTTTActccaacaagtagtaaatTCAATTTTGAAACTCCAACCTTTTCCTAGGGTTTTTAGAAGCATACAGTAAAACCCccatttcttcttcttcccatCACTCTCTTCAACACCCCTCTTCAAAAACCGCCCACCTGAAAATGGAGGAAGATCACACCTCCACCACTTAAACCACTCACAACCACCGCCACTATCACCATGGAACCCGAACCCGAATCCGAAAACCCTCCTCAATCTCTCTCCTCGCTGCCCcctcctccaccaccaccaccaccacctgaaCTCCCCGAACAACAACAACCCCCTCTCAAAAAACCCAAAATGTCCTCCACCACCGCAACCTCCGACGAAGAAACAGCCAGAAAACCACCCCGACTCAAACTCCGCAAAGTCGCCATCTTCTTCGCGTATTGCGGCGTAGGATACCAAGGTATGCAGAAAAACCCAGGTGCTAAAACCATCGAAGGCGACCTCGAGGAAGCCCTCTTCTTCGCCGGTGCAGTTTCCGAGGCTGACCGTGGGATATCCAAGCGATTTGACTGGGCCCGTTCTGCTCGCACTGATAAAGGGGTCAGCGCCGTCGGTCAGGTTGTTTCCGGCAGATTCTACGTCGACCCACCTGGGTTTGTTCAACGATTGAACTCCAATCTCCCTCCCCAGATCAGGATTTTCGGGTATAAAAGGGTAACTCCTTCGTTTAATGCTAAAAAGTTTTGTGATAGGCGTAGATATGTGTATTTGTTGCCTGTTTTTGCGCTTGATCCTAGTTGCCATCGTGATAGGGAGAGTGTTCTTGCTAGTTTAGGGTCTGGAAATGAGCTTGTTAAGTGTTTTGGGTGTTCTGAGAGGGGTAGGAAAGTTATAGGTTTGATGGGTAATAAGAGGGATTGGGAGAATACTGGGTTGATTCAGTCAGGCATTTCATCGAACACTGGAGATGCATTGTTGAATTCCGGTGAGAAAGAGGGGATTGAAGGTGATGTTGTATTGGGAAATTGTGATGCTGGTGTTGTAGATTGTGATGTTTTGGTTCAGTCAGGCATTTTGTCGAATACTGGAGATGCATCTTTGGTTAGTGATGAGAAAGAGAAGAATGTGAAAGAAGATTGTAATGTTTCATTAGAGAATACAAATGGTGTTGATGTGAGTATGATGGCTTCGGATAGTGAAGTAAATGCCAGTGAGTTTAAGTATGgggaagaagaaagaaagaggtTTAATAGAATACTGAAGTATTATGAAGGAACCCATAATTTCCACAACTTTACTACCAGAACAAAGGCTGAAGATCCGTCTGCAAAACGATACATTGTGTCATTTGAAGCAAACACTACTCTAACAATTGAAGGGATCGAGTTTGTGAAGTGTGAGGTTGTTGGTCAGAGCTTCATGCTTCATCAGATACGGAAATTGATCGGGATGGCCGTGTCTGTTATGAGGGATTTTGTTCCTGAATCGATCTATGAGAGAGCCTTTGACCAGTAAGAATCCAGAATTGATGAATTCTTTGGCCTTATATTTATCTTTTGATTGAGAAAATTTACGTTCTTTGTGAAATTTCAGGGATTTTCGGATTAATGTGCCTACAGCACCAGAGGTGGGGTTGTACTTGGATGAGTGTTTTTTCACCTCGTATAACAATAAGTGGAACAGCACTCATGAGGAGGTATCAATGAAAGCTTATGCTGAAGAAGCTGAGGAGTTCAAACTGAAGTACATATACTCCCATATAGCCAATACTGAACATAAGGAAGGATCTGTTGCTGTTTGGTTACACTCCCTAAATCACCGTAACTATCCTGATTTCCGCCCTTCTAATGGTGAAGTGGAGAAAGTTGGGAATGATGAAGTGCAGAGAGTTGGGGATGATGAAGTGCAGAAagtgggaaatgatgaagtgcAGAAAGTTGGGGATGATGAAGTGCAGAAAGTTGGGGATGATGTAGTGGAGAAAGTTGGGAATGATGAAGTGCAGAAAGTTGGGGATGGTGAAGTGCTGAAAGTTGGGAATGATGAATTGCAGAAAGTGGGGGATGATGAAGTGAAGGTAGCTGTTGATGCTGAAGTGCCGAGAGCTGCTGGTGATGAAGTGAAGGTGGCTGCTGATGCTGAAGTGTCGAGAGTAGCTGATGATGAAGTGAAGAGAACGGCTGAGGGAGAGACAATGGATGTTCTTCCCTGATTTTGTTTTGAAGGGATATTCTTACTACAGTTTCTGATGTGGTATGAGTaacattttcgatttttcggTTCCTATATTGTTTTCTTATATTACAAGATTCCGTATTAGCCTAGTAGGAACGGTTGAAATTGGGGTGGGGGGAGTGTTTTGATCCCCCTCTATTAATCAACCCCACATTATAGATGGAATTGTAACTTTGAGATGATCATGATACTTGTGAGAGTGAATTGTTTTCTGTTCCAGCAAATGAAATGAAGTAGGAGCAGATTCAAGAGGCTATTTTATCATTTTCTCTTATTAAGCTGTCATTGATTATTGCTGTTAAGTGATAGGTGGAGTTTGCTACAAAAAAAATGTGTTGAAGAATATGCAGGTTGAATTTGTGCCATTTCTGTGTCTAATAGGTATGGAATTAACCATCATCTTTTTAGTTGAATTGGAAGTGTTACCGTGACAACTAGATACAGACTGAGTTTGTATTAGTTTCTGGCATATCTATGTCAGTTTTTAAGCACTCTGACTCTGACGTCACGTGGTTCAATTGGAAATTCAATAAGACAGAAGATACATGGTGCCGTACGCTCAAGTGAAGACAAGATTGTCACTTACATGAGATATTTGTAGCCCTCAGTCCCGTTCTTAAGTAAAAGAAGTTGCAGGTTTGAAAACAAGGCTTGTGCAGGTTGTTCTGGCTTAAAGGAATTTGCAGAATCACTGAAGAGATGAACCCTGAAGCTTTAGAGTATGAGTTCTGAGGAGTTTTTTCATGTTCAAACTGCTGAAGGGATGGTGAGTAGAAGGATGCAGttcaagaaagaaagaaaagttaTGCTATGTGAAAATCAAATGCTGCATTATTCTTCATTTTTGGGATTGTAGCCCgggactcttcattttacctcaaaaACCCGTGTCGAATCCTTGATATTCGGACATGGGTATGGAGTATGGACACTTGGACAattcattttgatttttggacCAAAACCATGccattttttcacaaaatatctgcgtcggacacttggacacgtacccgTGCCCAATATGGGTATCTGAGTCCACGTAACATAGGCTTGAATTATGTTTACTCCAAAGAAAAACTTAGCTGGAAAGTTAACCAGTCTTACATTTCTGGAGGAAATTCCACAGTTTGTAGAACTTTAAATTCATTAAGGAATTCTGTATTGGAGAACACCAATTAACCACATGAAGTTGATGGGAAAGCTGAAACTCTGAAACTGTTGACAGATACCAGTTTGGTTTCTGAGACTTGTTGAAAATATAGGCTATGGACTATGGTTACAGATACCAGTTTGGTTTCTGAAAAGTATATTCTGAAATTTTTAACCTTCTTCTTTGTTATTTTCACAATTGTTTCTCCTTCTGGTTGTATATCGAAGCAGTGAACTGGACCCGCTCTCATCTTCAATGAACTACAATCGAGGTTTTCTTCAGAAAAGACGGCGAAAGATCTTGGAAGCCTGATAGTTACAGCAAAAGTATGATCCTGATGTATTCAGGTAACACCCATAGTTGATGTTAAACAGTTCGATTTGGCAAAACTCCTATCCTTATTTTTTCTTAAGAAGCATCCAAGAAGAGGATGTTTGATTCCATTTGGTTGGACTCTGTTCTCTttgccttattcttattgtttaTCAGATGAGACTAGAGAAAGCAAAAAATACTCATAGAATAGTCCAGATCataaactagaaaaatcagaccagacTAGGTGAAGAGAAGAAAGCCCTTGATTGTCTTTAGCTTTAGTTATTCTCCCTTTGGTATATAGTTGTGTGATTCTATTTCATTATGTGCTTTCAACATATACATATAAAATTGGCTTGTAAATTGTGATCATTGAAATTTGTATTAAGGATACATAGCTAGGTTAAAGACTTATTGAGTATGAGTATGTAATACCTCATAATTTGAGCATGCTCATCTTTATCAATTATCAATGACCCAATTGCTACAATGATCATTGTATATGCACCACATCTTGTGATTTAGTTGATTAGATAGGATTTGCAACGATTTATCAGTTTGGTATTTTTAGAGATGGTCAATGTGCTCCAAAGTCCGAACCAGTTTGGATAAGTATGGGAGAATCACTGTCCGTTAGAGAATCTTTAAGATTTGCAATGATTTATCAATTTGATATTTTTAGAGATGGTCAATATACTCCAAAGTCCGAGCCAGTTTTGACAAGTAAGGGAGAATCACTGTCCGTTAGAGAATCTTCACATTTCACGAAATTGAATctgattgataaaaaaaaaaactcgatTAAATAAGGAACTATCACTAGACCGAGCAAATTAGGCTTGGAATTCGTCCGATTAACGTTCCAAATTTATCTCAAATTCAAGACAGTTCATTCATTCTAAACCTACTTAAATCAACTCAAACTCGATACACTCTCGCACCCTtacgtttttgtttttgtaaaggaaAAATACGCAAAAATTAAGATAATAACTTATATAATTCCGTTGACGTCACCAActcaccaccaccatcaccaccacagAAAACCTCATCATCAGAAATGGATATGAATCATATGATCATCTCACCACATGATGGATAATTAGCACACGTAGGGGGCCTAAATCTATAATACATTCAccattattaaaaataaaaataaaaacaaaataaaataagcgGTCTAAAATCTCCCACGTAAGACTAACAACAAAATCAACCATAATAACTACTACAACGACTACGCATAATATAAtccatacataaataatttTATACATCGTAATTAGCTTTTCCATCTAATCAAAATGCTATCCGCTATCTTTAATTCTTTAGTTAAATATCGCGTTTTTTGTTTCTTTAGTTCACACAGTTTGACTGTCGACGCTATTTATATAATCTATTTTGATTATCAGTTGCGgcttatacttaagaaaaaaaaatagttatgCGATGTCTTGTTAATACCATCTCATTGTATAGATTTATAATAtcttctttttatattttttacataTTAATTAGGCTTCATTCGGTTCGATTTATTTTGTCTGCATTTATGTTATCTAAATTTATCCGTACTTGTCTTAACTTATCTTaatttatcttaacttattttatctgaaagaGATTTATTTTGTTAGAAATAAATGTACTTGTGAGTGAAAATATATGGAAAAAGTTTATTttactgaacttatctaaacttattgaaCATAGCCTTAGTATGTCATCAAAAAAAGAACGGAAGAATTCCCtcgtaaaatataaaaaagtcgACGAATAAGTTAAACGGAACAGagggcgtgttcggcggtagaGTTTGAGGTGGCGGGTATCGttttgtaagtgtttggtaaagtagcgatttaggtagcggttaaggtagcggttgggtagcttttgtcaaacgttaaaattagtagcgtttaaagtagtgggtagcgtttgacaaatttataataaaattttaaataatattcttgcttttattttattttataatatcaaccgctacttttaccgaacattTATATTAGTTTcccgctactttgacagctaaccgttacccgctactattcatTGGTTACTCGCTACTTTAAGCGCTgaccgctactcaaccgctgaCCGCTACCCGCTATCGCTAATTTTACCGAACAGGGCCACAACCTTGATGTgtcaaatataaaaaaaaagaaaaaaggatgAATAGTTAAATACGCCCAAATACAAAAacgtaaattaaaaaaatcgtaACATTTACCATAACATCCCACTATTCCACCATCACCATCATTATCAACGTGTACTCATTTTCGTTTTCTTTTCTCcattatttatttcatttatttatttatttaattaattgcaTTCTTTGTTTTCAGTGTTAACTCACTTAAATTTATGCTATTTTTGAGGTTACCTTTTTCGCAGAATTCTTTTTGTCCTTcccaaaatatataaaaattgtctgaaattttcaattttggatAAACCAATAATCCAATTTCAGGAATAAATGGCGGCGAATCCGAAACCGTTGCAATCGCGGCCGTACGAAGGGGAGGAGGTTCCGATTCCGGTTGACGGAGAAGATTCCGGCGAATCAGACGGCGATGATTCGATGGATGACGACGGCGTTGATGAAGATCAGACGAGGATAGAGAGTGGAGGTGTGGGTCCCAGTAGTAGTAGGAGGACTAACGAGCTCACCTTGTCTTTCGAAGGGGAGGTCTTTGTGTTCCCTGCTATCACCCCTGAAAAGGTCAGTACAGTACACTTcccaatttatttatttttttaagtataattttatatagtttttgttatttatgATTTTAGTATAAAAAAGCATCATATAGTTATATTGctgtaaaatttattaaaaattttGATAATCTTAGTAGTTCGAGCAATTATAATTTCACATTTTAAGTGTTTGGAAGTTGAAATCAAAGGTTGATGACAAGACATTGATTTGGTACAATGTGAGGTTTTTGTGGTGGTTTTTAGCTAATTGACGAAGTTTGTTTAAAGTGATTAGGGATAATTTTTGAGGTTAAtgattttgctcatttttagcatTTCATTTATACAATGTTTAAAAGGGTTGATACAATTtaccaaaaaagaaagaaaaatgataAAGGGTTGATACAATTTaccaaagaagaaagaaaaatgaaaaagggTTGATACAATTTaccaaagaagaaagaaaaatgaaaaagggttgatacaatttaccaaaaaagaaagaaaaatgacaAAGGGTTGATACAAATGCTAAATTTTGGAGTGCTAAAATTTCCTCTGTTTTGTACTACTATAATGTAGAAATTACTCTATGATTTGAGGCACCCTAAGTGTTAGTACGAACTACAGTACCAAATATTTTAATATAGCTAGGTATTATGAAATGTAAACTTCATTTGTACTTTATGGTGCAATGGTTTGTTTTGTTTAGTTAAGTTTGTCTTGTGTGATTTTTGCAATTATGTACGACTCTTCAGATATTAAGAGGTCATTTTGTATGTGGTGCGAAATGTTGGAACTTGTTAATTGTTGAAATTGTGCGCGTACAATGTATGTTTGGTGGAATGTGAATCTGTATGTATAATTATCCTTGATAagcaataattaatatacaaacAATGTGTTGTTGACTTGCAAAATATTAGTATATATTGAGGGATTCCTTTCTTTCTCGTTTTCTATATGTGTTCAGTGTGATGAGTGATATACAGTGCCCAAGTAGTTCTTAGAAATCCTTGTTATTGTTCGGTAGTGATTTTAACATAATCAATGTTATTGTTGTTACTGATTTCAATATGTGCTAGTATGTGTTATCGACTCTCATTCTTATTGATGTTACTTGCATATGGTATGCtgtatttaaaatatttttgatATTAAGTTTGTGTGAGACAGAAGCATGTCTTATTGGAGTTTCAAACTACAGGTTCAAGCAGTGCTCTTACTCCTTGGGGAACGTGATTTTCACGCTGGAGTTCCAACAGCCGAGGTTTCTTGTGGGCAAGATAATCGGGTAATAGTtgcaaaataaacaaaataaatatatttgtaTATGTTGCCTTTATGGATGTTTTGAGCTGATTCTGTAATTAATTTGTAGGTCACTGGAAGCCCTGCAAGGAAATCCATTATTTCCCACCGGGTAGCTTCCTTAGTTAGGTTtcgggagaaaagaaaagagagatgTTTTGATAACAAAATCAGGTATACAATACGAAAGGAGGTTGCTGAAAggtgattttttttcttctaagttccttttccattctCATATTTTGATGATTCTATCAGTCAGTTTCCCAGATTGTTACGGCTACTTGTTGCTATAGAGGTTCTATTTTTCTCTGTGCTATTGTGCTGTAGAGGCTGTAGGCAAAAGCTTATGAACTCATTAGTAGTTTTCACACCCTTAAAAACATATATTAGCTTGTACTTTTGGCATAGGGAACTTAGGATTTGAAGTGCAGCAAATAGTTTGAATGGGTGTGTTTGGGTGATCCTACCCTTGATGCTTTAGGCAATTTTTAGCCAACATAACACCAGAAGTACATgcaaaatcatattctttatgtGAAGAAATAAGGCAAAGACATAGGCTGTTGGCTACTTCCTCAAAAGATCTATCTGTTTTTCTTTAGCGGTTATCTCATGAGACTTTAGAGGGAACTACAGTATCTCTGAATCTCTGATATTGTAATAAATGCTATCAGATTCACAGTAAGAACTAGTACAGTCTTGCTTCTGTTTTAGTGATGCAAAATTGGATGAGAAATAAGGGTAAAATCAGAGGAAATGATTACTTGAATGTTTGATACGAAGTATAAGCTTACAGAAGCCCTATATTAGAATTGAACCCGAACTTTAATATCACTTACAAGTGCTTTGTGTAAATGCACCCATGAGAAATCTTGAAACCAGTATTCTGCTATTAAATTTTTATCCTGCTCTGAGCTGCTTACTTTTATCAACTCAAGAGATTGCTTTTTAAAACTAGGGGttctttgcttttttttttcctagGATGCACCGGAAGAATGGCCAATTCGCATCGTTGAGAGAAGATTCAGCATCATCCAATTTGGAAGCTAAGAAGAATTTACTGGTTGGTGCTGCTTTGGGGCCGGAAACTGTGTGAGTCCATGTTAATTTGATGGTAGCTAAGTATCTGAATTCCTGTCTTTTTCCTTTCTAATTTCCTCGATGATTTTTCAGTTTACACAAGTGCCAGCATTGTGGTGTTAGTGAAAATGATACACCAGCAATGCGACGTGGACCATCTGGTCCAAGGACCTTATGTAATGCTTGCGGACTGATGTGGGCCAACAAGGTGTGAACTCATAGTATagtattcaaaattttaatgaattaaactacatgtttattgctttaatatgATCATATGTGCATTAAGTTTTGCGTTATGGTTTATAATTGTGCTCATGTAAGAAAGAAGAAATTCATCTGTGTTATGCCTGTGTATAATGGTACCAGCAAGTTTTTCATGCCAAGTTTTTGTTTAGGGTAATACTCTGAAgtacaatattttttttgctCTTAGTTTTACTGAATGACACGAAAACGCGTGTTCATAAGGCATTGAAGATCATGGAAGTTATAGTGTATTAGTGTTGCAGAAgttcataatttttttatgcTGCTTACTGGACATTGTCAAGAATAACATACAATGATGAAGGATTACCTTTCTGATTAGGTACGACCACAGGATGTATTGCAGATTTGTAGCTGACAATGTAGATAAAACTGGAGGAAAAttgtattaattaataaaaccAAATTCATTAAGATAGCAGTGATGTCGAGCACTTGCATTAAGGTTCTGAGCTATATATAGAGATGACCCTGCAAGTTTATTTTTGTAAATCTTAATACACAACTTTGCCTCTACTGGGGTTATGAGCTGAATTCTGCTGTTCCTGGTCAGACAATATGTGAATTTTGTATGACATACTCTCCTCACATCAAGGACTTATTGGTACTTCAGAGTTGACAATCCATCGAGAGCTTAGACATagcaaatacttcgtatatgttaGTTGAGGATAATTTCTTACTTGTATATTCTTGTTGAAGTGTGGGTTTCTTGCTCATTTAGCTGCTAATATGTGTAGGGAACACTGAGAAATTTAAgtaaaggaagaagaaatttCATATTGGATCAAGCTGAACCTGTAAGTACCCTTGAGCTATCTTGCATTTCGGACAAATGAATTAGACCTCTTTTTCTAACCATTTTCTCCGTTTGCCACGCATGCCCTAATGAGCCCATGTTAAAAATTCTTCTTGTCGTGACTTCAAATCATTTTGCCTTTATTCTCCTTTTAGTGGACAGATTAGAGATTATTTTTCAACTTTCCTCTACTATTATTTCTTGTTAAGTAGTTGTAATTCATTGGTCCTGCAATCAGGATTCAAGAGTCTCTAAAAGAAACAGCCTTTCTGCAAACACAAGAATTTCATTGCTGTCGTGTTTATTTGCTCATAAATCCTTCTAGGTGGTAGCCATCTTGGTTGAACTGCATTAGATACATACATGCGAAAGGGCACAACATAATGTGTTCTACatgattaatttatatttaataaaaGTATATATTACTACATATTTGAATTTTCTGTTATCTTGTATTATTTTTCCAATTTTTGTATTGTTCACTATTTTAAATAAAGTTTGATGTAATCCAATCAAAATGTAATACTTGTATACTGGTGATGAGGAGAGGGTTATACTAATTTCTAAGGAGGATTAAGTCCTATGATGATAAAAATAAAccttttgttttacttttgttAATTGTTCGGGTCGTTGATGACCTATTTGGCTATTTTCCCTCTTTTCCCTGATTTTACAAATTTTTTGTCGAAATTCTGGTCTTTGTTACAAAGTCCTAGAGGCAACATGATGCTTTTAACAGAGACTTCGTTTCACCTTTACGAACTGAACTTTGTTGAACATACTAAtaccttatctgaacttaattgaagTCAACTTATTGTGTTCCTTCTAAATTGTGACTTGAGCTTAGTTTCCTTTCTGTATTTACGTGAACTCACTAGCAATGAAATCATGAAACAGCTTATTTTTTGAAGGTTAAAAGAACAAGATCTAAGTGTCTAATTAGCTTCACTTTTAACTGCAGGGAACCCCGGTTGATAGTAAACCTTCCATTGTTGAAGAAAATTCACTTGCCAACCCGAGTAAGCTTGTATGTTTCTCTATGCGACTTGTACAGGATGGATAATGGTTTCTTTCCTTATGTGACTCATTTTTACATGTAGAGAACGCCAAAAGGTGATTCCGGTGCTGTAACCATAGCCTATATCAATTCCTTAGTCAAACCCCATAAGGAGGTAATTGATCCCTATGAATTAATCTACATTTGTGCGTGCTTATTGCTTTATATCTGTCCAATTTGCCTCAATCTGTTTGCATACAATCATGCGATGCATTACTTTGGATATTGCGCTAATTTATAGCTTGACATCATCCAGAATTCTCATGGAATAGAAGACGATACTAGCATGCTAACGGAGATAGCTGTGGATTCGTCAGGAAACTTTGACAAAGATGTACTGTATAACTGTATCCTTCAATATCCTTTTAGCTCGAGCAATTCTGGATTTTAACTTTGGCATTCTTGAGTAACTTGCACTTGGTGATTATTTGTtaccaacataagttggtggagaATTCACCTTGTGACTTAGAGGTCACAGGGTCGAGCTCCATTAGCTGCAAAAATGCTTGGGAGTTGGGAGTGGCTCAAGCTGAAGATGGCCGTGGGTCGGGCCGGCACGAGCACAAAGTTGTGGGCTGGGCCTGGGCcgcattttttggaaaaagcacgacacgACAAAACaccctaaatttagtaaaaaatAGACTTAGACACGACAGTCTGTGGGCCTGACcctgttttgaacttttctgcCCGGCCCGGTCCGGTCCGATGGAGAGTGGGTCTGGCATGGTCCCGCCCCGAAGCCAA contains these protein-coding regions:
- the LOC110793949 gene encoding uncharacterized protein; protein product: MEPEPESENPPQSLSSLPPPPPPPPPPELPEQQQPPLKKPKMSSTTATSDEETARKPPRLKLRKVAIFFAYCGVGYQGMQKNPGAKTIEGDLEEALFFAGAVSEADRGISKRFDWARSARTDKGVSAVGQVVSGRFYVDPPGFVQRLNSNLPPQIRIFGYKRVTPSFNAKKFCDRRRYVYLLPVFALDPSCHRDRESVLASLGSGNELVKCFGCSERGRKVIGLMGNKRDWENTGLIQSGISSNTGDALLNSGEKEGIEGDVVLGNCDAGVVDCDVLVQSGILSNTGDASLVSDEKEKNVKEDCNVSLENTNGVDVSMMASDSEVNASEFKYGEEERKRFNRILKYYEGTHNFHNFTTRTKAEDPSAKRYIVSFEANTTLTIEGIEFVKCEVVGQSFMLHQIRKLIGMAVSVMRDFVPESIYERAFDQDFRINVPTAPEVGLYLDECFFTSYNNKWNSTHEEVSMKAYAEEAEEFKLKYIYSHIANTEHKEGSVAVWLHSLNHRNYPDFRPSNGEVEKVGNDEVQRVGDDEVQKVGNDEVQKVGDDEVQKVGDDVVEKVGNDEVQKVGDGEVLKVGNDELQKVGDDEVKVAVDAEVPRAAGDEVKVAADAEVSRVADDEVKRTAEGETMDVLP
- the LOC110793706 gene encoding GATA transcription factor 19 isoform X3 codes for the protein MAANPKPLQSRPYEGEEVPIPVDGEDSGESDGDDSMDDDGVDEDQTRIESGGVGPSSSRRTNELTLSFEGEVFVFPAITPEKVQAVLLLLGERDFHAGVPTAEVSCGQDNRVTGSPARKSIISHRVASLVRFREKRKERCFDNKIRYTIRKEVAERMHRKNGQFASLREDSASSNLEAKKNLLVGAALGPETVLHKCQHCGVSENDTPAMRRGPSGPRTLCNACGLMWANKGTPVDSKPSIVEENSLANPSKLRTPKGDSGAVTIAYINSLVKPHKENSHGIEDDTSMLTEIAVDSSGNFDKDDTLAELDNSSETDVDIPTNSD
- the LOC110793706 gene encoding GATA transcription factor 19 isoform X2, whose translation is MAANPKPLQSRPYEGEEVPIPVDGEDSGESDGDDSMDDDGVDEDQTRIESGGVGPSSSRRTNELTLSFEGEVFVFPAITPEKVQAVLLLLGERDFHAGVPTAEVSCGQDNRVTGSPARKSIISHRVASLVRFREKRKERCFDNKIRMHRKNGQFASLREDSASSNLEAKKNLLVGAALGPETVLHKCQHCGVSENDTPAMRRGPSGPRTLCNACGLMWANKGTLRNLSKGRRNFILDQAEPGTPVDSKPSIVEENSLANPSKLRTPKGDSGAVTIAYINSLVKPHKENSHGIEDDTSMLTEIAVDSSGNFDKDDTLAELDNSSETDVDIPTNSD
- the LOC110793706 gene encoding GATA transcription factor 19 isoform X1 produces the protein MAANPKPLQSRPYEGEEVPIPVDGEDSGESDGDDSMDDDGVDEDQTRIESGGVGPSSSRRTNELTLSFEGEVFVFPAITPEKVQAVLLLLGERDFHAGVPTAEVSCGQDNRVTGSPARKSIISHRVASLVRFREKRKERCFDNKIRYTIRKEVAERMHRKNGQFASLREDSASSNLEAKKNLLVGAALGPETVLHKCQHCGVSENDTPAMRRGPSGPRTLCNACGLMWANKGTLRNLSKGRRNFILDQAEPGTPVDSKPSIVEENSLANPSKLRTPKGDSGAVTIAYINSLVKPHKENSHGIEDDTSMLTEIAVDSSGNFDKDDTLAELDNSSETDVDIPTNSD